The nucleotide window CCAAAGACCGGTATAGTATTTATATCGGGAACCCTCCTCTGTAATGATGTCCCTCTCACCGCTGTCGGTGTGGAGCCCCCTGAGTGCCAGGTGACTCCGACCTCCCTTGATTTCGGCGAGGTCTATATCGGCGAACACTCCGATCAAAACTTCACGATCACCAATACCGGTGGAAACACCTTGACCGGCACGGTGAGCGAGTCGTGTGATCACTACAGCATCATCGCAGGTGGCGGTCCCTACAGCCTCGGCGCGGATGATTCGGTCGAGGTGACAGTGCGGTATGAGCCGACGTCGCTCGGCATTCACAATTGTACGATAGAGACAGGCGCTGTTTGCGAAGCTGTCTATTGCGCCGGCGAGGGAGAGTATAACTCATCCGTCGCGATTCAGGAGTCTTGGTCCGCCTGGCAGAAGGATCATGTTGAGATCCACTGGATTCTTGAGTTGCTCGATGTGAAATCCGAGATCTCTTTCGAGGTTTCCAGATCAAAATTCGGCGGCGGCGAGAATCATGAATTTGAGGCCCCATTGATTGAGCATAACGGGGATCGGTATACATTCATCGATACATCCACGGAATCTGATGTGGAATACATCTACTCTATCTCGGTGATTGCTTCCGGACGAGTAGCCGCTGAACTCAGTGTAGGGATAACAACGCCGGTTGCCAGCATCCAGCTTTACCAAAACCGTCCAAACCCGATCAGAGGTAGTACAATGATCGAGTTCGCATTGCCGGCGGAAGGGCTTGTTCGGCTGGAGGTTTATGATATATCCGGTAAAAAGATACGGTCGCTCATCAATCGAGTGGAGAATGCCGGACGCTATACGTCCGTCTGGGATGGCAGGGACAGTAGTGGTGAGCCGGTGGCAAGCGGCATCTACTTCTATCGTCTGAGAATGGACGGGAAAAGTAAAACGAGGACTTGCGCCTTGTTGCGATGATCATATGATCCCAGGTTGTTTCCCGCGCCGGCGTTGCCAGGCGAAGAGGATCTGGAGGGATATCTACAGCTGTCAGGATCGGTGCCCCTGCTTGCCTTGAGGACACATGCCCTTATTTCAAATAGATAACCTTTCCCGTTTTGACTTGGTCGGGAGTATCAAGAACATAGAAATAGATACCCGGCGCGATGACGCCTCCCAAATCATCACGGCCATCCCAGGTGACCTCATGCCGCTTCGCCTCCCGCCTTCCATCAATCAAAGTGCGAACACGCCGCCCTGAAACATCGAAGACGCGCAGTACAACCCGTCCGGGCTTCAACAAAGTAAAGGCTATATGCATAGACAGGTTAAACGGATTAGGGTAATTATACATCCCCGTTCCGATGTGGGATAAAATAAACGGATCCTCTTCAATATCCCCGACCGGATCGCAGGTATGACCTTCATGCTGAATCAAAATAGCATAATCCGCAGCGCTGACAGTGCCACTGCCATCAAAATCAGCTCTGCAGGCGACACCGCCAAAATCGGTCATAAAAATGCCAACGTCGGCGCTGTCAACAAGACAATCTCCGGTTAAATCCGGTGAGATCCATTCGCTTGTGTCGACCTCCGCTCCACTCGCTGCGGTCCAGGGAATCGTCACGCCGAGACACTCAACAGTTGTTTGAACAACGCAGCAGTCCACGCTTGGTGAAACATCGAGGCCGGCTCTGATATGATACTCTGCGGTTCCGCTGCTATCGGTAACCGCATCCTCAATATCGCATATACACATTTCACAATCGGCATTAAATATCGCCGACACCCCAACGCCGCTCATGGGGGCATTATATTGATCCCTGACATTCACAGACAGCCAGCTGCCGTCCCCTTCGGGACACACCAACGCCCTGGGCTCGAAAATTAGTAGATCTCGCCACTCCGCCGAAGAATGTCTCGGATCCACAATTGGATCATACCCTGCTCCAAGGCCCGAACAGATAACCTCACCGCAGGAATAGTGTCCTGTTTCTATGACGCATTCATGCTCTCCATAGGAGGCCGGTTCATAACGCACTGTTACAATCCAAGACTCCCCTGGCGGTATGCTATAAGCGCCCTCGCCATCGAATATCTCGAAGTGTTCGCAGGAAGCGCTTACATATCCGGCCAAGAGTCCTTCGCCGGTGTTATTAATGGAGAATTCCGCATCTTGATAATCCCCGACATCCACACAGCCGAATTCCAGGGAGGTCGGTGAAACTTGGCAAAGCGGTCGGCCAAAGGCGTATAGCCCGTCATTACGAGCACCGACATAAACCCGGTCGGCGGCAACAGCGGGGGATGAGTATACGGAGCCACCTGTTGAATAGCGCCAAATAAGGTCTCCTGAGTCCTCATCGAGGCAATAGACGGTGCCGGCATTACACCCTAAATAGACCTTGCCGTCGGCAATGGCGGCGGAGGAGAAGACGGCAAAGTCGGCGAGATATGACCAAATGACGGATCCATTGAAGGCATCGAGACAATATATATAATCATTTCTTGAACCAATAAAAACCCTTCCATTGGCGACTGCGGGACAAGCCCCCACCCAGTCGCCGGTATGATAGCTCCAGATCACCTCTCCAGGTTCAATAACTCCATTGCTATTGGGATCTTCCTGGGGCAAGCAGTAGATATGGCCGTCAAAGGCTCCGATATAAACATAGCCATAGGCCACTGATGGAGAGCCCTCTACATATTCCATCTCTGTTGTATAACTCCAAATAAATTCTCCCGTCAACTCGTTTAGACAATAAACCTTGCCATCCTGCGATCCGAAGTAGACTTTACCATCCGCCACGGCCGGTGACGACCAAACGTATCCGTCTGTCAGGTAGCTCCATAAATAATCACCTGATAGGGCATCGAGACAATACATATTGTGATCGACCGATCCCACAAAGACCCTGCCGTTATGAACCGCCGGCGAAGAACCAACTGAGGTACCGGTCGCATAGGACCAAACCACTTCACCGGGGTCGATGACACCATCTCCATTGGGATCAAATTGGGGCAAGCAGTAGATACTGTGGTTATTTGATCCGATATAGACTTTGCCATCGACGATGGCGGGAGTGGAGTTCACATCATCGCCTGTCGTAAAGGTCCAGAATAAGTTGCCGGAAAAGGCATCGAAACAAAGGACGTCACCATCGTTTGTTCCCACAAAAACCATACCATCCTTGACGGCCGGTCCCGCATCGATGCCTTCCGCTGTGGTATGTCTCCAGGCAATCTCATTTGTGTCAGGCGCCGACGAGGATGTGTATCCTGTATGGCTCAAATCGTGATGGGCCATCGGCCACCAATCCTCGCCCGGTGATTCAACCTGGATCACATTTCCATTGATGATGAGGCCGCCATGGTCGACAAATTGCGTACGCCAGTACAAATGAAGATTGTTCAAATCCAGAACGGATCCGGCGCCTAATTCCAGTCTTTCCACATACAGTGCCTCATCATAACCTTCCGGTCCAACCTGATTGCCATTATCAAAATAGTCCACAAGCTGGACGATGCCCGCATCCGCATCTCCGATAGTCAGCTTTCCAAGTGCAAAGTTGTTTATATATCCCTCTGAAATCGGCCCATAATCCACACATCCGACTTCCACCTCATCGGTAGTGCCGTCGCCGCCCTCGAAAATCAACCCCAGGTTCACCAAACCCGCCAACGCAATCTCATCAGTGCTTAGATTTTCAAAATTCGATCCGGTCATGTGGATTGATGCCCCGGGAACAGCAGCCAGGGTGCTATTCGGTCCAAGACTCAGCAGGCTCGATATTTCGATTTCCGCAGCGGCCCCTGAAATCTGCAAAATACCATCGCCATCGACACCTACAAAAAACGAGTCAGCCCCCAAAAAACCATTGGATATCTCGTAGGTTCCACTTGAATTGGTATTGAAACCCAGAAGTAGCTTGCCGGCGATTATACTGATTCCGCCTGTTTGCGTAAAGACGCCCGTCCCATCGAAGGCAACGGCGAAATCTTCCTGGCAAATGAAGTTCGAGTTGTCGCCAATCAAGGTTATGGTACCGGAGGAACCGCTTGATTCTCCAATACCGCTAGTCCACTCGGCGGAGACTTCGCCCCCGTCCGCAATGGTGAGTGAACCGAAACTAGCGCCTGCCACGATCAAATATTCGGTATTGTTTAGGGATGAACCGTCACCGGTAACGGTTACAGCTCCATCGCCGCCGGGGACACCACCGACCTGCGTATAAGAGGTTGAGACTGTGGCCCCAGCTTCAATGTATAATTCTCCGATGCCAAGTTCGGCAACCCAAAGGCCGGCATTGAGCCAATTTGAATCCCCGCCGGTGACGGTCACAATTCCATGCCCGGTTGCTCCGGTCCCAATCGATGCGCTGCCCCCGGAAACCTGACCGCTGTCTTGTATATCCAGACTCCCCTGACCATTTTCCCCGATCCGCATTTCCAAACCCCAGGGCCTGGACCAGATCGAGCCCGGTCCGCTGACAACAACGCTCCCCTCACCATTTTCTCTGTATCCGATAAAGACACCCGTAATCGCTTCGGATTCAGAGAGAGCCGCACCATTCTCAATGGACAAGAGACCTGTTCCGCTGTCGCCGATATATAGATATTCTTCGACTATCAGGCTGCCGCCGTTCATCTCGACCGTTCCGCTTTCCCCGATACCAGCGCCGAGAGTTAAGTCACGTGTTGAACCAACCTGTGAGCCTATAAGGGCTGTTCCACCGTTATTGATAAAGGCTTCGTCGCCGGAGGATGGAATGCCATCGGTCCAATTGCTGTGATTATACCAATCTCCCGTAGCAGCCTGCCAATATGTGGAAACACCCTGTGCCGCCGTGGCGGAAAACAGCAATAACAATGCAACGCCAAACAAGATCATAGTCATTTTATATTGTACAAAAGAGTTCCTTTTCATGGCTGATCCTCCAGGCTCTCGGAAGCTATGCGAGCTCGCCCCTGTTGCTTCCAAATATGTCATCCGACCCAAGATCCATGACTCCCCTCCGGCCTGGCCCCACCATGGAACCGGCTCTATGATATCAGATCGGATGGTGGAGAGACAGGAGGGAATGACATCAACCACACTGGGCAGGGCCATGGCCAGTGATCCCCCAATCCCCCGGCCTGCCGGCTGCTTTGCGGGCGGACCTCGCCCCTGCAACCCGACTGGAGATCCCGGTCAGGACGGAATCCGGCGAGACGCCGGGAAGAGAGATAGTGATGTTGATCGTGGGTGTCTTCTGCGGCGGCGGCCGAATCCAGGGATCCGGAACAACGGCGGCGGGATTGTTGTTGGGGGCGAGCTTCCGGAAGTTGGAGTATTTATCTTATCAGCCTGCCTTTTCCGCAAGTAGACTTTCTATAAATTCGATGATCTTGCCGGCAATAATAGGCTTAGTAAATATCCCCGCGACTTTCTCGTCCAGACTCCCGGCAAGCACATCGGGCACACCCCTTGTGACAATGATAATCGGAAGATCTTCTTTCAATTCGGCACGGAGTGCTCTAACTAATTCTGCGCCCTCGATCTCGGGATCATCGGTTAAAAATGCCGGCATTTGAAGATCGAGAATGGCCGCCTGCGGTTTAACTTCCGCGCATAACTTTAGCGCTTCCTGGGATCCACTGGCCGTTATGACATTAAAATGAGACTGAAGGAGGATCGAAAGATCGCTTGCAAAGTCACAGTCATCATCGACGACTAATATCATAGGCCTTATGGATTTGATCTGTTTCATATTCGGGCCAGCCCATTTGCCTGGGATTCGGTTGGGAACCACGCATCTACCAACCAACAGTCAATGCTTTAGCGGCCGGGCCTGAAAAACACATTGTAGGCGAATGCCGCCAGTTTCACTCGACCAGGTGTCAACACGCCGGGTCGAAAGGGCAAGATATTTTGTACTACTTGCTTGGGAACAAGGGAGATTGTTTCTTGGTGTTTGGAGATGTAATCGCGCACTGTTGTGTCCAGCATTGGAACCAACCGATTCATAGTCGAGGGATACTGACTGTCCTTTATTCCATGATGCATGACCAGCGCATAGAAGCACGCGCTGTGAAAGGCAAGATATGTCGGCGGCTCCTTTACATTATAAATATCCATAACTAGATCTTGAAATGGTCCGACATCGTGGAAGGTCTCCCGATTGATCAACTCCCGTTTTTCGGGGAAGTAAAAGACATCCATGCAGCTCCCACAGACAGTGTGTCCGCAGATTGGACAGGCAATTTTGCCCTTAATATCGAGGTCGAATTTCTTCCACTTCGCTTCCTTGGATCCGCAGAGACACCGATTGGTATTTTCATTCGATTCGGGAGCATCTCCGAGCAAGAGAACGCCGGCAATTCGTCCCGCTCTTTTCCCGATCCTGAGAAGGCCGAAATTCCCAAATGCAAATGCGGCAACCAAAAGAACCATCAAAATCGCCACAACGATGAAGACGCTTCCGAGTATACGATGCAAGGGCACCAACAGTAGGATCAATGCCAGCGCTATTCCAGCCAGACCATTTGGAAGATCGCCGCCGTATTTTTCAAGACGCCGCACGGTCGATTTCGACTTGCTACCGGGCTTTGCCTGTGCGGGAGAAACCTTGGGCTTCGGCAAAGTGAGCAAGCAGATGAGAGAGACGATACCTATGACCGGCAGTATACTGAGTTTTATCCATCTATCACGCAGACGGTTTTTCTTTGGGGCGATTATAAATGTGGCTATGGCCACAAGGGGAATAATCCCGATTGCCAGCATCAGCACGAATTCCGAGTCCATTTCATCATTCCTTTCCTAATGCCGCCCTTTCCGAATGAATTCAAACGATGAGTTAAATTGCAGGAATAGTGCCACTACTCCGGGCCGATTCAAAACCGAATGATGGGGAAGGTTTATCGATCGGATGACAAAGAGCCGCAGTGACTTTGAAGAGTTCTGAAGGAGTCATGACGCTTCAATAGACTGACGGCTTCGTTACCCCGGCACCTGAAATTGTCAACGGCAGGTTGACGCGCCGGTGTCCGGGGATTGGCCCAGATCCAGGGCAATATAAGAAGCCGGCAGGATGGCGGAATCAGCTCCATGGTCCATTTGTTATCTGAAAGACTCAGGATCAATCCCTGTTCTTTCAAAGGCTTTATAGATGGCCTGACGGGAAACGCCCATTGATTTGGAAGCCTTTGACACCGAACCGTTGTGTAGCCGAAGGACAAGTGTCAGGTAACTGCGCTCAAATCGGTTGAGAGCCAGCTCCCGAGCTTCTTCCCAGCCCATTGTGACGTAGCCTGCGCCTTCGCCGATTGAACCCAAGAGTCCGGGTCCGATTTCACCGGACCGGCAGAAAACAATGGCCCGTTCCATCACGTTTTCCAGCTCGCGGATATTGCCGGGCCATGAATAGCCCGTGAGGATCGATTCAGCGGCCTTGCTCAGCGCCGGAATCCTTTTCCCCTGTTCCATCGCCTTGAGTCGTATGAAATGCCGGGCCAGAATAATGATATCCTCGGGGTGTTCTCTGAGGGGTGGGATTGTAAGTCGGATGACATTTATTCTAAAGAAGAGATCCTCCCGGAGTGATCCATCCTGCACCGCGGCATCTGCGTTTCTGTTCGTGGCGCAGATGATGCGGCTATTGGTTGCGACCACCCGCTCCGAACCCAGCCGGTTAAATTCGCCTGATTGCAGGACGCGCAGAAGTTTTGGTTGAAGATGAATCGGCATTTCCGTGATTTCATCCAAAAAAAGCGTTCCATCTTGGGCAAGCTCGAAACAACCTCTGCGCGCTGCCGTCGCGCCGGTAAATGATCCCTTCTCATGCCCGAATAGTTCGCTCTCGACCAGTCCCTCGGGAACGGCCGCGCAATTAATTTCTATAAAGGGCCCACCGCTTCTTTTGCTCTTCGTATGAATCAGGCGGGCAAGAACGCCTTTGCCGGTCCCGGAATCTCCTGTGATGAATACTGTGCTATTTGTAGGCGCCACCGTCTCAACATCTGCGCGGATTTGATGAATAACCTCGCTTTGGCCCACAAAATCCCCACAATTCTTATCCGCCATCCGCTGCAGGGCTTCGTTTCTTCTTTCAGCCGTCGCTTTCTCGAGTGCTGCCTTAAGCCGGTGTGATAGGAGTTCTATTGAGGAGCCTTTGCTGAAGAAGTCCGTTGCCCCCAGGCGTCCCGCATTCAGGATCGTCTCCGGCTGATCATGCCGAGTGACAATTATGGCGGGAACATAAGGGTCCACTGACCGAATCGATTGCAAAACTTCAAGGCCATCCATATCGCTTTTTAAGTCATAGTCCAACAGATAGGCATCGAATCCCTGCCTGTCGACACGCGCCAGGGCCTCCTTCCCATCATGAGCAGACTCGATATGGAAATGCTTGCCCAAGAGCAAACCCAGCGCCGACGCAAACTCCTTGTCATCATCGACAATGAGAATTCTGGGCTTCGCCTCATTTGCAGATTTGCGCGTCATGATAATCCCCGTACTGCCAGCTGATGTGGGCGCTCTGAACCGCCCCCCAAAATAGCAGCCTGCGCCCTGATGTGAAGACATTCTCAGCAGGATTTTCCCCAAATAGTGGCAAAGGGTCAACCACATTACAGGTCGAATAATTTAGAGTCTTATTCAAAGTTATGGGTTTGACTCTGGGTCAAGATGCGGGTATCCTGTTCCTGCTATAGCATCCAGGCTTTAAAACGGCGGCGGATCCTGAAACCGGGAATATGCTTAGACCTTCAATATGAGTCGGCAATCATGACATTTTAAATATTCCAGCTTGTTTCATTCTCAGAGAAAGGGAGGAGAACCACCTTGTGTCCTGGTTTATTTATATAATTGGCTGCCTTCTCGCTCTATCTGTATCTGCCGGATCCAATCAAGAATCGGACTTTGAATCTCCAATCGTACTCGACACACTGAAAATAGATGGTGCGTCCAATACTCCGTTTGTCTTTGAGGAAAGCTTTCAGTTTGGCAACGACAATGCCAAAATTCATGATTGGTCTATTGGAGACTATGATGGGGACAGTTGGGATGAGCTTGTCACGGCCAGTGCTGAGTGGCCGGATGATAAAACGGTTTCCATAATCTGGCATGATTTTCCCAACGGCAATGCTTTCACTGTTGCGCAAAGGAACTTTACAGATTTCTCGAAGTTGATCAGATCTTACCAGGATGATTTAAATGGCGATGGCGCCGTTGACGTGTCCATTTCCTGCAAGAAAGGTTCAGAAGCCTGGGGCCTGATCTTCAGCGTCAGAGACCATCTCATCGCCCGGACCGCCTCAGTCCGGGGACCTGATCTCAATGCGAGCGGCCAGTGGGACGGCGTGGCTGAACCCTGCCGGGCCGTGGATTTGGATAGGGATGGTGACGCCGAACTCTTGGTCCGCGTTTTTAGTGGTTTCGATAAAAAACCCCGTGGGCTGATCGCCTATGACGTCACCGGCCAAGATACCCTATGGATGTTTCGGGCGGGGCCGCCGATAGGTTCTGGCCATGTATTTCCAATCTGGGATTCAGAATCTGAAAAATTGCTTCTTCTAATCGGAGCTTATTCCGTCAGTAATGGATCGACTGAAGGAGGCATTGATGACGGTGATAGTTATTTGTTTCTTGTCGATGCCAATGGGAGACTGCTAAAAAGGAAAAGACTTGCCGGATCTTGTACAAATCCACAGATGGTAATGGACGATATAGATCAAGATGGAATTCCAGAGGTCATTGTCACCCTGAGCGGTAATATGCAGTATGCGAACGCGAATAGGAATATTTGGATCTTCAATCCGCTGACTTTGGAAATAAAAAAATCAATCAGAACCGGGGCCTATCTTGAAGGGGCGCCAATCGTCATTGACCTCGATGGAGACGGCTGGAAGGAGATTGTAACGCGGACCAGCTCGGAAGTCCTCATTTTTAATCGAGATCTGAGTTTAAAAATCCAAATTCCCGGTGCAGAAGACCTGAATGTGACTCAAATTGACGATATTACCGGTGATGGCAAGCCCGATCTTCTGGGAACAGCCCAAAGAGGGAAGGTTTTGGTTCTCTTTTCGCCAAATGGAAGCATATTGGCCCAAAAACAATTCAGGGCCGATAGGATCAGTCAACCCGCGATTCTTCATTGGGGCCCGCGCCGCCAACAGGTGGTTGTAAGCACTGGTCACCAACTGCTGGGATTCACTCTTCGACGTTCAGATTCAGCTTCTTCTGGAGCGGCCTCCCGGGGCGCCGCCAGCCGTGAATGGCCGGCTGCAGTTCTTTTTGTCGTCGCCGGTCTTTTCATCGGAATTCTCCTGTCTGCGATTGCTGTATCTCGGATTTATAAAACAGGAATTTCTTCAATTCTATTCAAAGGGAGGGGAGATGGTTCAAAAAAGGAACGTTCTCAGGCTGAATATCGTATTGCTCTGACGCAAATTACGGCGTTTGGCCATGGAGAACCGGGCGCTGTTCTGGCTCGCGCGGCCACTTTGCTTCAAGCCGCCAATGATGATTTATTGTCTGATGCAGAGTGGCGTCGGGCTGTTTCAGAAACAGTATCGACCATGAGGAAGACATTACCACAGGCAGTCAATGAAATCATTGAATTTGGTAAGGTCTTAAAAGACCTGGGATTCACGCCAAAAGACATTTTATCCGAATTCCATAGTATCCAAAAGGATCTCGATCACCTCACGGAATCCCTGAATTCAAAAAAAATCGTCTCCATTGACGCATTTAGATCGGCCGGTCTGAGAATCAAGCGTTTTGATGATTATTTTCGAGATCTCAGAATGGCCTTCCGCATTTCTTTCACATGTGACGTGCTTGATGCTGTCAATGCGACCTTCTCAATGAAACGTCAATTTCTCCGAGAACACAATATTTTGAATTATGGTGTCAAAGTTTCAGGTGAAGGCAATTTCCTCGCCCATATTGATCCCCATCGGTTGCAGTATGAGATTTTGGACGATCTAATAACCAATGCGGCGCTCGCCATGTCGGATTCTCAGAATCGAAGACTTACAATAGATATCCGACAAGAGATGAAAACGATTGAAATCCGGGTCATCGACACAGGCAAAGGCATTGAGCCTGCTATTCGCAAAACACTTTTCGATCGTGGTGTGACGACTAAAAAAGAAGGTGGATTGGGGCTCTATCAGGCCCGTATGGCGGTAAAAGATTTTGGCGGAAGAATATTTGTCGAGGTATCGGAGCCACGAATTGGTACAACGATGACCATTATCGTTCCGTCAGCTTCGGAAATCTAGCAAATGGGGATGTGTTTCCATATTAAGGCTTTATCAGGCCGAAGAAGAGGCGAGGATGGCTGATTTGAAAAGGCGTATAATTAAATGCGATCGCCCCCAGTTCTCCGAGAGCGATCGCATTAGCGGGCTGTTCCCTGTCATCGTGCAATAGATAGTTTTCGCACCAATACCTGTGATTCAGTCGTCGACTGACAGAAATAGACACCTGGGGCGACGGGACGGCCGTTAGTGGAGCAGCCGTTCCACTCGATCTCATGCCGGCCGGCCGATAATGTCTCGTCCAGAAGGGTGGCCACTGAGCGACCGGAAGCGTCAAACACTTGTATTTTCACAGGTCCGGCTTCGGGTAGATCGAGGGCG belongs to Candidatus Eisenbacteria bacterium and includes:
- a CDS encoding choice-of-anchor D domain-containing protein, whose translation is PKTGIVFISGTLLCNDVPLTAVGVEPPECQVTPTSLDFGEVYIGEHSDQNFTITNTGGNTLTGTVSESCDHYSIIAGGGPYSLGADDSVEVTVRYEPTSLGIHNCTIETGAVCEAVYCAGEGEYNSSVAIQESWSAWQKDHVEIHWILELLDVKSEISFEVSRSKFGGGENHEFEAPLIEHNGDRYTFIDTSTESDVEYIYSISVIASGRVAAELSVGITTPVASIQLYQNRPNPIRGSTMIEFALPAEGLVRLEVYDISGKKIRSLINRVENAGRYTSVWDGRDSSGEPVASGIYFYRLRMDGKSKTRTCALLR
- a CDS encoding PQQ-binding-like beta-propeller repeat protein; translated protein: MKRNSFVQYKMTMILFGVALLLLFSATAAQGVSTYWQAATGDWYNHSNWTDGIPSSGDEAFINNGGTALIGSQVGSTRDLTLGAGIGESGTVEMNGGSLIVEEYLYIGDSGTGLLSIENGAALSESEAITGVFIGYRENGEGSVVVSGPGSIWSRPWGLEMRIGENGQGSLDIQDSGQVSGGSASIGTGATGHGIVTVTGGDSNWLNAGLWVAELGIGELYIEAGATVSTSYTQVGGVPGGDGAVTVTGDGSSLNNTEYLIVAGASFGSLTIADGGEVSAEWTSGIGESSGSSGTITLIGDNSNFICQEDFAVAFDGTGVFTQTGGISIIAGKLLLGFNTNSSGTYEISNGFLGADSFFVGVDGDGILQISGAAAEIEISSLLSLGPNSTLAAVPGASIHMTGSNFENLSTDEIALAGLVNLGLIFEGGDGTTDEVEVGCVDYGPISEGYINNFALGKLTIGDADAGIVQLVDYFDNGNQVGPEGYDEALYVERLELGAGSVLDLNNLHLYWRTQFVDHGGLIINGNVIQVESPGEDWWPMAHHDLSHTGYTSSSAPDTNEIAWRHTTAEGIDAGPAVKDGMVFVGTNDGDVLCFDAFSGNLFWTFTTGDDVNSTPAIVDGKVYIGSNNHSIYCLPQFDPNGDGVIDPGEVVWSYATGTSVGSSPAVHNGRVFVGSVDHNMYCLDALSGDYLWSYLTDGYVWSSPAVADGKVYFGSQDGKVYCLNELTGEFIWSYTTEMEYVEGSPSVAYGYVYIGAFDGHIYCLPQEDPNSNGVIEPGEVIWSYHTGDWVGACPAVANGRVFIGSRNDYIYCLDAFNGSVIWSYLADFAVFSSAAIADGKVYLGCNAGTVYCLDEDSGDLIWRYSTGGSVYSSPAVAADRVYVGARNDGLYAFGRPLCQVSPTSLEFGCVDVGDYQDAEFSINNTGEGLLAGYVSASCEHFEIFDGEGAYSIPPGESWIVTVRYEPASYGEHECVIETGHYSCGEVICSGLGAGYDPIVDPRHSSAEWRDLLIFEPRALVCPEGDGSWLSVNVRDQYNAPMSGVGVSAIFNADCEMCICDIEDAVTDSSGTAEYHIRAGLDVSPSVDCCVVQTTVECLGVTIPWTAASGAEVDTSEWISPDLTGDCLVDSADVGIFMTDFGGVACRADFDGSGTVSAADYAILIQHEGHTCDPVGDIEEDPFILSHIGTGMYNYPNPFNLSMHIAFTLLKPGRVVLRVFDVSGRRVRTLIDGRREAKRHEVTWDGRDDLGGVIAPGIYFYVLDTPDQVKTGKVIYLK
- a CDS encoding response regulator, whose translation is MKQIKSIRPMILVVDDDCDFASDLSILLQSHFNVITASGSQEALKLCAEVKPQAAILDLQMPAFLTDDPEIEGAELVRALRAELKEDLPIIIVTRGVPDVLAGSLDEKVAGIFTKPIIAGKIIEFIESLLAEKAG
- a CDS encoding sigma-54 dependent transcriptional regulator, yielding MTRKSANEAKPRILIVDDDKEFASALGLLLGKHFHIESAHDGKEALARVDRQGFDAYLLDYDLKSDMDGLEVLQSIRSVDPYVPAIIVTRHDQPETILNAGRLGATDFFSKGSSIELLSHRLKAALEKATAERRNEALQRMADKNCGDFVGQSEVIHQIRADVETVAPTNSTVFITGDSGTGKGVLARLIHTKSKRSGGPFIEINCAAVPEGLVESELFGHEKGSFTGATAARRGCFELAQDGTLFLDEITEMPIHLQPKLLRVLQSGEFNRLGSERVVATNSRIICATNRNADAAVQDGSLREDLFFRINVIRLTIPPLREHPEDIIILARHFIRLKAMEQGKRIPALSKAAESILTGYSWPGNIRELENVMERAIVFCRSGEIGPGLLGSIGEGAGYVTMGWEEARELALNRFERSYLTLVLRLHNGSVSKASKSMGVSRQAIYKAFERTGIDPESFR